The Edaphobacter sp. 12200R-103 genome contains a region encoding:
- a CDS encoding HU family DNA-binding protein produces MTKADLVDKVTSLGDLTRRDGEVIVDTLFESVIGALKSGDKIEIRGFGSFRTRQRNARTGRNPKTGEKVDVPAKRVPYFKPSKELRDMVNPTGVKSSPRAESAEKVDPHHPPAM; encoded by the coding sequence ATGACCAAAGCTGATCTCGTCGACAAAGTAACATCCCTCGGCGACCTCACCAGGCGCGATGGCGAAGTGATCGTCGATACGCTCTTTGAATCTGTCATCGGCGCTCTTAAGTCCGGTGACAAAATTGAAATTCGCGGATTTGGCAGCTTTCGAACCCGGCAACGGAATGCGCGAACCGGCCGCAACCCGAAGACCGGCGAAAAGGTCGATGTTCCAGCCAAGCGAGTTCCCTACTTCAAGCCCTCGAAGGAGCTGAGGGATATGGTCAATCCGACCGGCGTTAAATCCTCTCCCCGCGCGGAGAGCGCCGAGAAGGTTGACCCTCATCATCCCCCAGCCATGTAG
- a CDS encoding dolichyl-phosphate beta-glucosyltransferase — translation MAHPEISIVVPAYNEGARIENALDRIFSCAEQRGWDAEVLVVDDGSTDNTASIVERWMEAYPRLHLVQNPGNRGKGYSVRNGLLQAAGEIVMFTDADLSAPMEEAERLFHAIYEGADVAIGSRWLDRARQTIHQPLYRQFFGRCFNWITRTVMGLPFKDTQCGFKAFRRSAAQVIFRLQTIERWGFDPEILFIAQKLGYEIREVPVTWGHDERTRLSYLRDGLKMLEEMAIIRSNSLAGRYDKAIAEMKDTTSMVTRPVRLTPPVVAHTTQDSGVTK, via the coding sequence ATGGCGCACCCTGAGATCAGTATCGTCGTTCCCGCCTACAACGAAGGCGCTCGCATCGAGAATGCGCTGGATCGTATCTTTTCCTGCGCGGAGCAAAGAGGGTGGGACGCCGAAGTTCTCGTCGTCGATGACGGCTCGACCGATAACACCGCCTCAATCGTCGAGCGGTGGATGGAAGCATACCCCCGTCTCCACCTGGTTCAGAATCCGGGAAATCGTGGCAAGGGTTACTCGGTCCGGAACGGGCTGCTGCAGGCAGCCGGCGAGATCGTGATGTTTACCGATGCCGACCTTTCGGCGCCGATGGAAGAAGCGGAGCGGTTGTTCCACGCCATTTATGAAGGCGCGGATGTCGCGATCGGCTCCCGCTGGCTTGACCGCGCGCGCCAGACCATTCATCAGCCGCTCTACCGGCAGTTTTTCGGACGCTGCTTCAACTGGATTACGCGTACTGTGATGGGGCTGCCGTTCAAAGATACACAGTGCGGATTCAAGGCATTTCGGCGTTCCGCGGCCCAGGTCATCTTCCGGTTGCAAACGATCGAGCGCTGGGGCTTCGACCCGGAGATCCTATTTATCGCGCAGAAGCTCGGCTACGAGATTCGCGAGGTCCCGGTGACCTGGGGGCATGACGAGCGTACCCGCCTGAGCTATTTGCGCGATGGCTTGAAGATGCTGGAAGAGATGGCGATTATCCGGTCGAACTCTCTTGCCGGCAGGTACGACAAGGCGATTGCGGAGATGAAAGACACGACGTCCATGGTCACGCGGCCTGTGCGTTTGACTCCGCCTGTGGTCGCGCATACGACACAGGACTCCGGCGTTACCAAGTAA
- the sppA gene encoding signal peptide peptidase SppA has translation MQDDFAQQPSSPPPPPPPPSAGGFPPAAPYGYAAGPYPPVYRPGPRTSRSPWFYVAAIGGSFAAVCLVLTCMFWLMMRSVRNGGSDGLAFSGDRIAVIDIDGIILSPETVNSQLRKFGDDSSVKAIILHINSPGGGAAASQEIYHEVLRVRQEKHKKIVASVESVGASGAYYIASGCDRIYANQASVVGSIGVIMEWMNYADLLKWAKLKNITITAGELKDAGDPSRELTPKEQAYFQSLVDNMYSQFVHDVAAGRHTSDDRIKPLATGQVWTGEQALPLGLIDKIGGFRTALLDTARSVGISGEPTVVRPAKNKRGLLSILADNGEDLFPSPSQMLSRAPGFYFVWK, from the coding sequence ATGCAGGACGATTTCGCTCAGCAGCCGTCTTCTCCTCCGCCGCCACCACCGCCGCCCAGCGCCGGCGGTTTCCCTCCCGCTGCTCCCTACGGCTATGCAGCCGGACCGTATCCTCCCGTCTACCGCCCTGGCCCCCGCACCAGCCGCTCCCCCTGGTTTTACGTGGCTGCAATCGGCGGCTCCTTCGCCGCGGTCTGTCTCGTGCTTACCTGCATGTTCTGGTTGATGATGCGCTCCGTCAGGAACGGAGGCTCCGATGGCCTGGCCTTCTCCGGAGATCGCATTGCTGTCATTGATATTGACGGCATCATCCTCTCTCCTGAGACCGTCAACTCCCAGCTCCGCAAGTTCGGCGACGACTCCTCCGTAAAAGCGATCATCCTCCACATCAACTCTCCCGGCGGGGGAGCTGCCGCCTCGCAGGAGATCTATCACGAGGTCCTGCGAGTCCGACAGGAAAAGCACAAGAAGATCGTCGCATCGGTCGAGAGCGTGGGCGCCTCCGGAGCCTACTACATCGCCAGCGGGTGCGACCGGATCTATGCCAACCAGGCCTCCGTCGTTGGCTCCATCGGCGTCATTATGGAGTGGATGAATTATGCCGACCTGCTGAAGTGGGCAAAGCTGAAGAACATCACGATCACCGCCGGCGAGTTGAAGGACGCGGGCGATCCCAGCCGCGAACTAACTCCTAAGGAACAGGCGTACTTCCAGTCCCTGGTCGACAATATGTACTCCCAGTTTGTCCACGACGTTGCCGCGGGACGCCATACGAGCGACGACAGAATCAAGCCGCTGGCCACCGGTCAGGTCTGGACTGGAGAGCAGGCTCTCCCCCTTGGGCTGATCGACAAGATCGGAGGATTCCGGACCGCCCTTCTCGACACCGCCAGGAGCGTAGGGATCTCGGGCGAGCCCACCGTAGTCCGCCCGGCAAAAAACAAGCGCGGACTATTGTCCATCCTTGCTGACAATGGGGAGGATCTCTTTCCCTCGCCCAGCCAGATGCTCAGCCGTGCACCCGGCTTCTACTTCGTCTGGAAGTGA
- a CDS encoding proline dehydrogenase family protein: MPLLRSFFIALSQNRALRSFAERSSVGRKMSSRFVAGMTVEDAIAACERLNREGIAATLDSLGESVTKETEARRSADVYHQLLDAIAAHSLNANVSVKLSQMGMDFDPGLAETIVGELVEHASRVDSFVRIDMEGSPYTEATISMTEHLQSRSRDRVGTVLQAYLYRTETDAERLLDQRIRIRLCKGAYKEPPEIAFPDKKDVDTNYGKLARRMMTSGVFCGIATHDEAIVESLLTFVRERSVSKDTFEFQMLYGIRRDLQRRLVRMGFGVRVYVPFGPEWYPYFMRRLAERPANVIFLLKNLLQS; encoded by the coding sequence GTGCCTTTGCTTCGATCCTTCTTTATCGCGCTCTCGCAGAACAGGGCGCTCCGAAGCTTCGCGGAACGCTCTTCCGTTGGCCGGAAGATGTCGAGCCGGTTCGTCGCCGGGATGACCGTCGAGGACGCGATCGCCGCCTGTGAGCGGCTGAACCGCGAGGGAATCGCAGCGACGTTGGATTCGCTCGGCGAGAGTGTCACGAAAGAGACTGAGGCGCGACGCTCGGCTGATGTCTATCATCAACTACTGGACGCGATTGCGGCACACAGCCTGAATGCCAACGTGAGCGTAAAGCTCTCGCAGATGGGGATGGACTTTGACCCGGGGCTCGCGGAGACGATCGTCGGCGAACTGGTCGAACACGCCTCGCGCGTGGATTCCTTCGTTCGGATCGACATGGAAGGAAGTCCCTATACCGAAGCTACGATCTCCATGACCGAGCACCTGCAGTCCAGGAGCAGAGATCGCGTCGGCACAGTGCTGCAGGCATATCTATATAGGACCGAGACAGATGCTGAGCGTCTGCTGGACCAGAGAATCCGTATCCGGTTGTGCAAGGGCGCATACAAGGAGCCGCCGGAGATCGCCTTCCCCGACAAGAAGGATGTCGATACCAACTACGGAAAACTGGCTCGGCGAATGATGACCTCAGGCGTCTTTTGCGGAATCGCAACCCACGACGAGGCAATCGTCGAAAGCCTGTTGACCTTTGTCCGCGAGCGAAGTGTTTCCAAAGACACTTTCGAGTTCCAGATGCTCTATGGCATTCGGCGGGACCTGCAGCGGCGGCTGGTCAGGATGGGATTTGGAGTAAGGGTGTACGTTCCCTTCGGACCCGAGTGGTATCCATACTTCATGCGGCGGCTTGCGGAGCGACCGGCAAACGTGATCTTCCTGCTGAAGAACCTGCTTCAGTCTTAA
- a CDS encoding TolC family protein — translation MTPKVLRAFGVAIFSAASMLAAQAPPPAPPATPPLTLQQAVDRALAANPNLLSARQHVAAVEANKITAGLRQNPTLTLYGQGLTLPETPSVSAGNPFFYSANVSRLFERGNKRQLRLDSATAAAESMQSLYHDQQRQLVLAVRGAFTSMLLAKASLAVADENLADYRKTVDLSRSRLDAGDITRTDFERIDLQQAQFEADADNARLQLQQASAELQLLFGSDHPSPTFDVTGTLDPPQVPLTMAEAEQKGLQSRPDYLAARQALTASEADAKLAVANGKTDPTVGAEYDRNGIDNSFGLNLAVPLRIFDRNQGEKERTRYEVDASRLAVTAARNQVVADVDQAWLALDTARQMAKRYNSHYLDEAGHVRDNLQFSYRNGNSTLLDYLSALRDYRAIRISALTANAQVWLAIHQLSFATATDILP, via the coding sequence ATGACCCCGAAAGTACTTCGTGCTTTCGGCGTTGCAATCTTTTCTGCAGCGTCGATGCTCGCGGCACAGGCACCCCCGCCTGCTCCGCCCGCCACCCCTCCCCTTACGCTGCAGCAGGCGGTCGACCGCGCGCTTGCAGCAAACCCGAATCTGCTCTCTGCGCGCCAGCATGTAGCTGCCGTCGAAGCCAACAAAATTACCGCCGGCCTGCGCCAGAATCCGACACTCACACTCTACGGACAAGGATTGACGCTGCCGGAGACGCCCAGCGTTTCCGCAGGAAACCCGTTCTTCTACTCGGCCAACGTCTCCCGCCTCTTCGAGCGAGGTAACAAACGGCAGTTGCGACTGGACTCAGCCACTGCAGCCGCTGAATCCATGCAAAGTCTTTATCACGATCAGCAGCGCCAGCTCGTGCTTGCCGTACGTGGTGCTTTCACCAGCATGCTGCTCGCCAAAGCCTCGCTCGCGGTGGCGGACGAAAACCTTGCCGACTATCGCAAGACAGTCGACCTTAGTCGTTCGCGCCTTGACGCCGGAGACATCACCCGGACCGATTTCGAGCGCATCGATCTGCAGCAGGCGCAGTTTGAAGCCGACGCCGATAATGCCCGCCTGCAACTGCAGCAGGCGTCGGCAGAGCTTCAGCTTCTCTTCGGATCGGACCATCCCAGCCCCACATTCGATGTAACCGGAACCCTCGATCCGCCCCAGGTTCCGCTGACGATGGCGGAAGCGGAGCAGAAGGGTCTGCAATCGCGTCCTGACTATCTGGCAGCGCGCCAGGCCCTCACCGCATCGGAGGCAGATGCCAAGCTGGCCGTCGCCAATGGCAAAACGGATCCCACCGTCGGAGCTGAGTATGATCGCAATGGCATCGATAACTCCTTCGGGCTCAATCTCGCAGTTCCGCTCCGCATCTTCGACCGCAATCAAGGCGAGAAGGAGCGAACACGCTACGAGGTTGACGCGAGCAGGCTGGCAGTCACCGCAGCCCGCAATCAGGTCGTCGCCGATGTGGATCAGGCATGGCTCGCACTCGATACAGCACGGCAGATGGCAAAACGCTACAACAGCCATTATTTGGATGAAGCCGGCCACGTTCGCGACAATCTGCAGTTCAGCTATCGCAATGGAAACTCTACGCTGCTGGATTATCTCTCTGCCCTGCGCGACTACCGCGCCATTCGTATCAGCGCCCTGACCGCGAATGCGCAGGTATGGCTTGCGATTCATCAGCTCAGCTTCGCTACGGCGACGGACATTCTCCCATGA